The following proteins are co-located in the Nymphalis io chromosome 27, ilAglIoxx1.1, whole genome shotgun sequence genome:
- the LOC126778911 gene encoding uncharacterized protein LOC126778911 — translation MANNGAKEEVCRVGVKVPPFWPNEPALWFVQLEGQFALSNITADGTKFYHVIANLDYKYVCEVKDVITNPPAENKYEKIKTELISRLSASQEQRVRQLLTHEELGVRKPSQFLRHLRSLAGADVPDEFIRSLWTNRLPSHVQAIIAAQADLPLDTVAQIVDKIHEVSLQPQVAAASTSTSTPSGCPTTLIEKLVQRVDDLSRQVAELSIRSRSRSRSRARSPRWRRRSRSRSNAGSSHCWYHRRFGNQSTKCRSPCSFHSGNEPSSQ, via the coding sequence ATGGCAAACAATGGCGCGAAGGAAGAAGTGTGCCGCGTTGGCGTCAAGGTGCCGCCATTTTGGCCGAACGAACCGGCATTGTGGTTTGTTCAATTAGAAGGACAATTCGCCTTGTCTAATATAACGGCGGATGGCACGAAGTTCTACCACGTTATCGCCAATTTAGACTACAAATATGTATGCGAGGTAAAAGATGTAATCACGAATCCGCCGGcagaaaataaatacgaaaaaataaaaacagaattaaTTTCGCGGTTGTCGGCGTCACAGGAGCAAAGGGTAAGACAATTACTTACCCACGAAGAGTTAGGAGTTCGGAAACCCTCTCAATTTCTTCGACATCTGCGGAGCCTAGCTGGAGCTGATGTACCGGACGAATTCATACGCTCGCTGTGGACGAACCGATTGCCTAGTCACGTTCAGGCGATTATTGCAGCTCAAGCCGATCTCCCCCTCGACACGGTGGCGCAAATTGTAGATAAGATCCACGAGGTATCTCTGCAACCTCAGGTAGCAGCAGCATCGACGTCGACTTCAACACCGTCAGGATGTCCGACGACGCTCATAGAAAAGCTTGTTCAGCGAGTCGACGACCTGTCACGGCAAGTTGCGGAGCTATCCATCAGGTCCCGCTCGCGTTCGAGAAGTCGAGCGCGTTCTCCACGCTGGCGTCGACGGTCCCGGAGCCGCTCTAATGCTGGCTCGAGCCATTGCTGGTACCATCGGCGTTTCGGCAACCAGTCGACGAAGTGCCGCTCCCCGTGTTCGTTTCACTCGGGAAACGAACCAAGCAGTCAGTGA